The Acidobacteriota bacterium genome includes a region encoding these proteins:
- the purB gene encoding adenylosuccinate lyase, protein MAEAREAPQNPLHERYASAEMARLFSARHRFRTWRRLWICLAENQAALGLPISEGQLTALREHADELDLERVATLERETRHDVVAHLRHFAEVSGDAGSILHLGATSAFITDNTDALIVRDALDLVAGRLAATVAELASFARRERSTTALAYTHFQSAQLTTLGKRSCLWLQDFLTDLEEVANRRDRLRCRGAKGTTGTQASFLTLFGGDHGKVRELDARVASALGFEASWRITGQTYPRKQDSQVLHTLSGTAESCHKFGSDLRLLQGVGELSEPFDENQVGSSAMAYKRNPVRAERMCSLSRRVMSDSLHGALNAGTQWLERSLDDSANRRLVLTDCFLTVDAVLLLAANIAQGLRVNEAATAARVRRELPFMATETFLMEASLRGGDRQELHERIRRHSLEAYARVSAGEPNPLIDLIAADSSFGLGRDELESLIDADSFTGRSAQQVDDFLAEAVEPALARHRAAAVEAPRV, encoded by the coding sequence ATGGCCGAAGCCAGGGAAGCACCGCAGAATCCGCTTCACGAGCGCTACGCGAGTGCCGAGATGGCGCGGCTGTTCTCGGCCCGGCACCGGTTCCGGACCTGGCGGCGGCTCTGGATCTGTTTGGCCGAGAACCAGGCCGCGCTGGGTCTGCCGATCAGCGAAGGACAGCTTACCGCGCTGCGCGAGCATGCAGACGAACTCGACCTGGAGCGAGTAGCCACGCTGGAACGGGAGACACGCCACGACGTGGTGGCCCATCTGCGGCACTTCGCCGAGGTCAGCGGCGACGCCGGCAGCATCCTGCATCTCGGCGCGACGTCGGCGTTCATCACCGACAACACCGACGCTCTGATCGTCCGGGATGCTCTCGACCTGGTTGCGGGACGGCTGGCGGCCACGGTGGCCGAGCTGGCCAGCTTCGCGCGCCGGGAGCGGAGCACGACCGCACTCGCCTACACCCATTTCCAGTCGGCCCAGTTGACCACGTTGGGCAAGCGCTCGTGTCTCTGGCTCCAGGACTTCCTGACCGACCTCGAGGAAGTCGCGAACCGCCGCGACCGGCTGCGCTGCCGGGGCGCCAAGGGCACGACGGGCACCCAGGCCTCCTTCCTGACTCTGTTCGGCGGAGACCACGGCAAGGTCCGCGAACTCGACGCCCGGGTGGCCTCGGCGCTCGGCTTCGAGGCGAGTTGGCGGATCACCGGCCAGACCTACCCGCGCAAGCAGGACAGTCAGGTTCTGCACACGCTGTCCGGAACCGCGGAGAGCTGCCACAAGTTCGGCAGCGACCTGCGACTGTTACAGGGTGTTGGTGAACTGTCCGAGCCGTTCGACGAAAACCAGGTCGGTTCCTCGGCGATGGCGTACAAGCGCAACCCGGTGCGGGCCGAGCGCATGTGCTCGCTGTCGCGGCGGGTGATGAGCGACTCACTACACGGGGCGCTGAACGCCGGCACTCAGTGGCTCGAGCGCAGCCTCGACGACTCGGCGAACCGCCGCCTCGTGCTGACCGACTGCTTTCTGACCGTCGATGCCGTGTTGCTTCTGGCTGCGAACATCGCCCAGGGGCTGCGGGTCAATGAAGCAGCCACGGCGGCCCGGGTGAGGCGAGAGCTTCCGTTCATGGCCACCGAGACCTTCCTGATGGAAGCGTCGCTGCGCGGCGGCGACCGTCAGGAACTGCACGAACGCATTCGCCGGCACAGTCTCGAGGCGTACGCGCGGGTTTCCGCGGGAGAACCGAACCCGTTGATCGACCTGATCGCGGCCGACTCGTCGTTCGGTCTCGGACGCGACGAACTCGAATCCCTCATCGACGCGGACTCCTTCACCGGTCGTTCAGCGCAGCAGGTCGACGATTTCCTCGCCGAAGCCGTGGAACCGGCACTGGCTCGGCACCGGGCCGCGGCGGTCGAGGCGCCGCGGGTGTAG
- a CDS encoding septal ring lytic transglycosylase RlpA family protein codes for MYRPRSRPEDGTRRLLAAALAAVLAAGALVGCASTTRLESPNRGTTQEGLASWYGAKFHGRPTASGETYDMNRISAAHKQLPLGTVVLVKNQDNGKKLRVPINVRGPFIKGRIIDLSVGAARQLEMFGQGLANVRIKVVRLAPKRRQLPISYPAPGGRASRANGDRERGFTIQAGAFSKRSSAVALARRLRRELDLDNVKITRGRGVHRVQIERKRRQAADAVLQRLKDAGIAAFLSG; via the coding sequence ATGTACCGGCCGCGCTCGCGTCCCGAGGACGGCACCCGCCGCCTGCTCGCAGCCGCGCTTGCCGCGGTCCTCGCCGCCGGCGCGCTAGTCGGCTGCGCCTCGACCACCCGCCTCGAATCACCGAACCGCGGAACCACGCAGGAAGGACTGGCGTCCTGGTACGGCGCCAAGTTCCATGGCCGCCCCACCGCAAGCGGTGAGACCTACGACATGAACCGCATCTCGGCCGCGCACAAGCAGTTGCCGCTGGGAACGGTCGTGCTGGTCAAGAACCAGGACAATGGCAAGAAGCTGAGGGTCCCGATCAACGTCCGCGGTCCCTTCATCAAGGGCCGGATCATCGACCTCTCCGTCGGAGCCGCCAGACAGCTCGAGATGTTCGGTCAGGGCCTGGCGAACGTCCGCATCAAGGTCGTGCGGTTGGCACCGAAAAGGCGTCAACTACCGATCTCCTATCCCGCCCCCGGCGGCCGCGCGAGCAGGGCGAACGGGGACCGCGAGCGCGGCTTCACCATCCAGGCCGGCGCCTTCAGTAAGCGCAGCAGTGCCGTGGCGCTGGCCCGACGCCTCCGCCGCGAACTCGACCTCGACAACGTGAAGATCACAAGAGGACGAGGAGTGCACCGCGTCCAGATCGAGCGTAAACGCAGGCAAGCGGCCGACGCCGTGCTGCAGCGCCTGAAAGACGCCGGCATCGCCGCCTTTCTTTCGGGCTGA
- the serA gene encoding phosphoglycerate dehydrogenase: MPTRARTEVQPMPRILIADSLAPAGVELLRENAEVDQLRDEDRPRLASLIADYDAVIVRSGTEITREVLEGGERLKVVGRAGVGVDNIDIAAATQRGVLVINAPTANSLSATEHTFALLLALARRIPSADASLKAERWERKNHVGSELQGKVLGVIGFGQIGQRVATRARAFEMEVLAYDPFLQAEVARRLDVEPVTLDDLLAGSDFITFHTPLTDQTRNMLDESRIALMKDGAVVINVGRGGVVDGEALLAALESGKLAGAGLDVFPVEPPSDYRLAAHPKVVATPHIGAQTTEAQERIATETARMVLAALRGSLAVSAVNLPFRSSGSRGEPFLRLGEQLGRLAAVALGGSLRRVQVDLWGIDAELRKSVAVAALKGALIPSCGEGVNYVNAERTAADRRVELVQATHSDQAAYAHLVRVRAVGAEPPTGAWMADGVAEASGTTYRHGEIHGDLRVVSFAGFQLEFQPRGLLLFLRNRDVPGFVGRLGTLLGDAGINIADIHLSREPDGDAIAVLRLDQVPDDACMDALLAVDEVIAVDLVDLT, from the coding sequence TTGCCGACCCGAGCACGAACCGAGGTGCAGCCGATGCCGCGGATCCTGATTGCCGACTCCCTGGCGCCGGCCGGTGTCGAGTTGCTGCGCGAAAACGCGGAGGTGGACCAGCTTCGAGACGAGGACCGTCCACGGCTCGCCTCATTGATCGCGGACTACGACGCGGTCATCGTGCGCAGCGGCACCGAGATCACACGGGAGGTTCTCGAGGGAGGGGAGCGTCTCAAGGTAGTGGGCCGTGCAGGTGTGGGCGTCGACAACATCGACATCGCAGCCGCCACGCAGCGCGGCGTGCTGGTGATCAACGCACCGACCGCGAACTCGCTTTCCGCCACCGAGCACACCTTCGCCCTGCTACTGGCGCTGGCGCGGCGGATTCCGTCAGCGGACGCCTCGCTCAAGGCGGAGCGCTGGGAGCGCAAGAACCACGTCGGCAGCGAGTTGCAGGGAAAGGTGCTCGGCGTGATCGGCTTCGGCCAGATCGGGCAGCGGGTGGCCACCCGGGCGCGGGCTTTCGAAATGGAAGTGCTCGCCTACGACCCGTTCCTGCAGGCGGAGGTCGCGCGGCGCCTCGATGTCGAACCGGTGACTCTTGACGATCTGCTCGCGGGGTCGGACTTCATCACCTTCCACACGCCGTTGACGGACCAGACCAGGAACATGCTCGACGAGTCGCGCATCGCCCTGATGAAGGACGGCGCCGTCGTGATCAATGTCGGGCGCGGCGGCGTCGTCGACGGCGAGGCTCTGCTGGCGGCGCTCGAGTCCGGCAAGCTCGCGGGCGCCGGTCTGGATGTGTTCCCCGTGGAACCGCCATCGGACTACCGGCTGGCCGCCCATCCGAAAGTGGTGGCCACGCCCCACATCGGCGCCCAGACGACCGAGGCGCAGGAGCGCATCGCTACCGAGACGGCCCGCATGGTGCTCGCCGCGCTCCGCGGCTCGCTCGCGGTGTCGGCGGTGAATCTGCCGTTCCGATCATCCGGATCTCGGGGTGAACCCTTCCTGCGGCTGGGCGAGCAGCTCGGCCGGCTGGCCGCGGTCGCGCTTGGGGGCAGCCTGCGGCGGGTCCAGGTCGATCTCTGGGGCATCGACGCCGAACTGCGCAAGTCGGTCGCCGTGGCGGCGCTCAAGGGTGCCCTGATTCCGTCCTGCGGCGAGGGCGTCAACTACGTCAACGCGGAGCGAACGGCCGCCGACCGCCGCGTAGAACTCGTGCAGGCCACGCACAGCGACCAGGCCGCGTACGCCCACTTGGTCCGGGTCCGGGCGGTCGGCGCCGAGCCGCCGACCGGAGCCTGGATGGCCGACGGCGTGGCCGAGGCTTCGGGCACGACCTACCGCCACGGCGAGATCCACGGCGATCTGCGAGTCGTTTCCTTCGCCGGCTTCCAGCTCGAGTTCCAGCCCCGCGGCCTGCTGCTGTTCCTGCGCAACCGCGACGTGCCAGGCTTCGTCGGCCGGTTGGGCACTCTGCTCGGCGACGCCGGAATCAACATCGCCGACATCCACCTGTCCCGGGAGCCGGACGGTGACGCCATCGCCGTGTTGCGGCTCGACCAGGTCCCGGACGACGCCTGCATGGATGCGCTGCTGGCGGTGGACGAGGTGATCGCGGTCGACCTGGTCGACCTCACCTGA